Proteins from one Caulobacter sp. X genomic window:
- a CDS encoding alkaline phosphatase, translating to MASRIDRRSLIAGGLGLAGLILPAGQALARQMLGATGFTHNVASGEPAADSMLLWTRYVPATDTNVVRLEVEIALDPVFAKVVSGGAVRTGAYRDWTAKVTVDGLKPATVYWYRFVAPDGAKSPVGRTKTLPQGPVSRFGLAVFSCSNLPYGWFNAYAHAAARPDLDLWLHTGDYLYEYGSVSIKPADLVAGRLPEPSTEILAIADYRLRFASYRADPDLQRLHQMAPMVALWDDHESSNDSWEGGAQNHQPDKEGDWNLRRAAAMQVYREWMPVSDEPWKAYPIGTLATLYRTESRLLARTKPVDIDATFKAADPDAALKAFRDGVWRDPSATMMGSTQESWLAHQMKTNPGWQLVGMGTILGRTVMPKDAVDWLRPTVSDKKAAGYRNDIRAAAQGLPMWMDRWDGYPAARSRLLKSAQAADADLVMLSGDSHNAWAFGLIEDGHPAGVEFAGHSVTSNGLEGDMGADPGVVARGFMAANPEMKWADTSQRGYMMIDIAQKRVTGEWLFLKTIKERDATLAGTHRMSVERGRKAFSA from the coding sequence ATGGCTTCAAGGATCGATCGTCGCAGCCTGATCGCCGGGGGTCTCGGCCTGGCCGGCCTGATCCTGCCCGCCGGTCAGGCGCTGGCCCGGCAGATGCTGGGCGCGACCGGCTTCACCCACAATGTCGCCAGCGGCGAGCCCGCCGCCGACTCCATGTTGCTGTGGACGCGCTATGTCCCCGCGACGGACACGAATGTCGTCCGGCTCGAGGTCGAGATCGCCTTGGACCCGGTCTTCGCCAAGGTGGTGTCGGGCGGGGCCGTGCGCACCGGCGCCTACCGCGACTGGACCGCCAAGGTGACGGTCGACGGGCTGAAGCCGGCGACGGTTTATTGGTATCGCTTCGTGGCGCCGGACGGCGCCAAGTCACCGGTGGGGCGCACCAAGACCTTGCCCCAAGGGCCGGTGAGCCGCTTCGGCTTGGCGGTCTTCTCGTGCTCGAACCTGCCCTACGGCTGGTTCAACGCCTACGCCCACGCCGCCGCGCGTCCGGATCTGGATCTGTGGTTGCACACCGGCGACTACCTCTACGAATACGGCTCGGTCTCCATCAAGCCGGCCGATCTCGTGGCCGGCCGGCTGCCCGAGCCCTCGACCGAGATCCTGGCCATCGCCGACTATCGTCTGCGCTTCGCTAGCTATCGGGCCGATCCCGACCTGCAGCGCCTGCACCAGATGGCGCCGATGGTCGCGCTGTGGGACGACCACGAGTCGTCCAACGATAGCTGGGAGGGCGGCGCCCAGAACCATCAGCCGGACAAGGAAGGCGACTGGAACCTCCGCCGCGCCGCCGCCATGCAGGTCTATCGCGAGTGGATGCCGGTCTCCGACGAGCCCTGGAAGGCCTATCCGATCGGGACGCTGGCGACGCTCTATCGCACGGAGTCGCGGCTCCTGGCTCGAACCAAGCCCGTCGACATCGACGCGACCTTCAAGGCCGCAGATCCGGACGCCGCCTTGAAGGCGTTCCGCGACGGGGTCTGGCGAGATCCCTCGGCGACCATGATGGGCTCGACCCAGGAGAGCTGGCTGGCCCACCAGATGAAGACCAACCCCGGTTGGCAGCTGGTCGGCATGGGCACCATCCTGGGCCGGACGGTCATGCCCAAGGACGCCGTGGACTGGCTGCGCCCGACCGTGTCGGACAAGAAGGCGGCCGGCTATCGCAACGACATCCGCGCCGCCGCTCAGGGCCTGCCAATGTGGATGGACCGCTGGGACGGCTATCCCGCCGCCCGCTCACGCCTGCTGAAGTCGGCCCAGGCCGCCGACGCCGACCTCGTCATGTTGTCCGGAGACAGTCACAACGCTTGGGCCTTCGGCCTGATCGAGGACGGCCACCCCGCCGGCGTCGAGTTCGCCGGCCACAGCGTCACCTCGAATGGCCTGGAGGGCGATATGGGCGCCGACCCCGGCGTCGTCGCGCGCGGCTTCATGGCCGCCAACCCCGAGATGAAGTGGGCGGACACCAGCCAGCGTGGTTACATGATGATCGACATCGCCCAGAAGCGCGTGACGGGTGAGTGGCTGTTCCTGAAGACAATCAAGGAACGCGACGCCACGCTGGCTGGAACCCATAGGATGTCGGTCGAGCGCGGGCGAAAGGCGTTCAGCGCCTAG
- a CDS encoding exopolysaccharide biosynthesis polyprenyl glycosylphosphotransferase: MLIVSNPTAEQLPCAVQASPVAKDPLKRTMDILVAGGALLFFAPLLALVAMLIKLESPGPVLFRQSRGGLNGQAFTIFKFRSMRCQENGSNVVQAKRDDDRITTVGRILRKTSIDELPQLLNVLKGDMSIVGPRPHALAHDEQYGAKIANYHLRFRARPGLTGLAQIKGLRGGTNEVEAMAARIDADNEYIERWTLSGDIKILLMTVPHLLMAENAY, translated from the coding sequence GTGCTGATCGTATCTAATCCGACAGCGGAGCAGCTACCGTGCGCCGTGCAAGCGTCACCGGTTGCGAAAGATCCGCTCAAGCGAACGATGGATATCCTGGTGGCGGGCGGCGCTCTGCTGTTCTTCGCGCCACTGCTGGCGCTCGTCGCCATGCTGATTAAGCTGGAGTCGCCAGGCCCCGTGCTTTTCCGCCAATCGCGCGGTGGGCTGAACGGTCAGGCCTTCACGATCTTCAAGTTCCGCTCGATGCGCTGCCAGGAAAACGGCTCGAACGTCGTTCAGGCCAAGCGCGACGATGACCGCATCACCACGGTCGGCCGCATCCTGCGCAAAACCAGCATCGATGAATTGCCGCAGCTGCTGAACGTGCTGAAGGGCGACATGTCCATCGTCGGCCCGCGCCCGCATGCGCTGGCGCATGACGAGCAATACGGCGCCAAGATTGCGAACTACCATCTGCGTTTTCGCGCCCGTCCCGGTTTGACGGGACTGGCCCAGATCAAGGGCCTCCGTGGCGGTACTAACGAAGTCGAGGCCATGGCGGCCCGGATCGACGCCGATAACGAATATATCGAGCGTTGGACCTTGAGCGGCGACATCAAGATCCTCTTGATGACGGTGCCGCATCTCCTGATGGCCGAGAACGCCTACTAG
- the galE gene encoding UDP-glucose 4-epimerase GalE, producing the protein MQSVLVTGGAGYVGSHCCLALAEAGFRPVVFDDLSNGHRQHVQWGPLEIGDIRDAARLDAVFAEYAPVAVLHFAARIEVGESVKNPGTFFDNNVGGAITLIEAARRAGVNAMVFSSTCATFGDPVTLPMAEDHPQAPLNPYGRSKLMVEQALADYDRYVGFRSAVMRYFNAAGADPKGRIGEWHEPETHAIPLAIQVALGQRANFTIFGDDYDTRDGTAVRDYVHVLDLADAHVAALKRLLAGGSSEAFNLGTGTGTTVRELIDGVGRAAGKPLTTQLAARRPGDAPTLVGDNAKARQMLGWKPSRHLDVILTSAWRWHEAQAGRAQ; encoded by the coding sequence ATGCAAAGCGTTTTAGTCACCGGCGGAGCGGGCTATGTCGGCTCGCACTGCTGTCTGGCCCTGGCCGAGGCCGGATTCCGGCCGGTCGTGTTCGACGACCTGTCGAACGGTCACCGCCAGCACGTCCAGTGGGGGCCACTGGAGATTGGCGACATCCGCGACGCGGCTCGCCTGGACGCGGTGTTCGCTGAATATGCGCCCGTCGCTGTCCTGCACTTCGCCGCGCGTATCGAGGTTGGAGAGTCGGTGAAGAACCCCGGCACCTTCTTCGACAACAATGTCGGCGGCGCCATAACCCTGATCGAGGCGGCCCGCCGAGCTGGGGTCAATGCGATGGTGTTCTCCTCGACCTGCGCCACTTTCGGCGACCCCGTGACCCTGCCGATGGCCGAGGATCACCCTCAAGCGCCGTTGAACCCCTATGGTCGTAGCAAGCTGATGGTCGAGCAGGCCTTGGCCGACTACGACCGTTATGTCGGTTTCCGAAGCGCGGTCATGCGCTACTTCAACGCCGCCGGCGCCGACCCCAAGGGCCGCATCGGCGAATGGCACGAACCCGAGACCCACGCCATCCCGCTGGCGATCCAAGTCGCTCTTGGTCAGCGCGCGAATTTCACGATCTTCGGCGACGACTATGATACCCGCGACGGCACGGCCGTGCGCGACTATGTCCACGTACTGGACCTCGCCGACGCCCACGTGGCGGCCTTGAAGCGTCTTCTGGCCGGCGGATCGTCCGAAGCCTTCAATCTGGGCACCGGGACCGGGACTACGGTGAGGGAATTGATCGACGGCGTCGGCCGAGCCGCCGGCAAGCCGCTCACAACGCAGCTGGCCGCTCGTCGCCCAGGCGACGCGCCGACCCTCGTCGGCGACAACGCCAAGGCGCGGCAAATGTTGGGCTGGAAGCCGTCGCGCCATCTTGACGTCATCCTAACCAGTGCTTGGCGTTGGCACGAGGCTCAAGCGGGTCGCGCTCAATGA
- a CDS encoding UDP-glucose/GDP-mannose dehydrogenase family protein — MRVAMIGTGYVGLVSGACFADFGHVVTCIDKDPSKIERLEKGEIPIFEPGLDDLVARNVREGRLFFTLDGAQAIKEADAVFIAVGTPTRRGDGHADLSYVYAAAEEIAGLIDGFTVVVTKSTVPVGTGDEVEAIIRKTNPNAQFAVVSNPEFLREGAAIEDFKRPDRVVVGTEDERAQAVMRDLYRPLSLNETPIVFTGRRTSELIKYAANAFLAMKITFINEMADLCEKVGADVQSVAKGIGLDKRIGSKFLNAGPGYGGSCFPKDTIALVKTAQDYGAPTRLIETTVEVNDARKKAMADKVAAAIGSKDLAGKTIGVLGLTFKPNTDDMRDAPSLDIIPALQALGAQVQAFDPEGRHEAEKLLTAIDFKAGAYEAAEGADALVILTEWDQFRALDLDRVKLLMKAPVVVDLRNVYKPAEMVRHGFTYASIGRA; from the coding sequence ATGCGCGTAGCGATGATTGGCACGGGTTATGTGGGCCTGGTGTCTGGGGCGTGTTTCGCCGACTTCGGTCACGTGGTGACGTGCATCGACAAGGATCCGAGCAAGATCGAGCGGCTGGAGAAGGGCGAGATCCCGATCTTCGAGCCGGGGCTGGACGACCTGGTCGCCCGTAACGTCCGTGAGGGCCGGCTGTTCTTCACCCTGGATGGCGCCCAGGCGATCAAGGAGGCCGACGCGGTGTTCATCGCCGTCGGCACACCGACGCGTCGTGGCGACGGTCACGCTGATCTCTCCTACGTCTACGCGGCGGCCGAGGAGATCGCCGGGCTGATCGACGGCTTCACGGTGGTGGTGACCAAGTCGACCGTGCCGGTGGGCACCGGCGACGAGGTCGAGGCGATCATCCGCAAGACCAATCCGAACGCCCAGTTCGCGGTGGTCTCGAACCCCGAGTTCCTGCGCGAGGGGGCGGCGATCGAGGACTTCAAGCGCCCCGACCGCGTCGTGGTCGGCACCGAGGATGAGCGGGCCCAGGCGGTGATGCGCGACCTCTACCGTCCGCTGAGCCTCAACGAGACGCCGATCGTCTTCACTGGCCGTCGCACCAGCGAGCTGATCAAGTACGCGGCCAACGCGTTCCTGGCGATGAAGATCACCTTCATCAACGAGATGGCCGACCTCTGCGAGAAGGTCGGGGCGGATGTCCAGTCGGTGGCCAAGGGCATTGGTCTCGACAAGCGGATCGGCAGCAAGTTCCTCAACGCCGGTCCCGGCTACGGCGGCAGCTGCTTCCCCAAGGACACCATCGCCCTGGTCAAGACCGCCCAGGATTATGGCGCGCCGACCAGGCTGATCGAGACCACGGTCGAGGTCAACGACGCCCGCAAGAAGGCCATGGCCGACAAGGTCGCCGCGGCGATCGGCTCCAAGGACCTCGCCGGCAAGACGATCGGCGTCCTGGGCCTGACCTTCAAGCCCAACACCGACGACATGCGCGACGCCCCCAGCCTGGACATCATCCCGGCCCTGCAGGCCCTGGGCGCCCAGGTCCAGGCCTTCGATCCGGAAGGCCGCCACGAGGCCGAGAAGCTGCTCACCGCCATCGACTTCAAGGCCGGCGCCTATGAGGCCGCCGAGGGCGCGGACGCCCTGGTCATCCTGACCGAGTGGGACCAGTTCCGGGCCCTGGATCTCGACCGCGTCAAGCTGCTGATGAAGGCTCCGGTCGTGGTCGACCTGCGCAACGTCTACAAGCCCGCCGAGATGGTCCGTCACGGCTTCACCTACGCCAGCATCGGGCGCGCCTGA